Genomic segment of Nitrososphaerota archaeon:
AGGGCTATGAGTGTGGCAGCTTCTAAAACAAAGGCTATGAGCTCGAGGTAGAAAGGTATGAAGGCGAAGCTTCCAGCCACCAGAAGAACCCCACTCCAAACCTGCAGAAGACCGAACTCAACAAGTGTCCCAGTAGCAGCCCCAAACACAAAGACGATAAGAAGGACTAGGGAGATTGTCTTAGCAGCCTTGAGAAGCAGATCATCCTTTTTACGAATACCAACAAACTCAACTATGAGCAAAGCGACGGAGAAACCTATAACTATAGCTACCGTTATAGCGTGAATGTATATTCCAAGAGCAGAGAGGTTCAGCGCCCAACTCAAGTAATCTGTACTACCCATAAACCAACCCACCTTAAGGCAAGATT
This window contains:
- a CDS encoding cytochrome ubiquinol oxidase subunit I; translated protein: MGSTDYLSWALNLSALGIYIHAITVAIVIGFSVALLIVEFVGIRKKDDLLLKAAKTISLVLLIVFVFGAATGTLVEFGLLQVWSGVLLVAGSFAFIPFYLELIAFVLEAATLIAL